In one window of Mercurialis annua linkage group LG4, ddMerAnnu1.2, whole genome shotgun sequence DNA:
- the LOC126678171 gene encoding protein SPIRAL1-like 3: protein MGRGVSAGGGQSSLGYLFGNGETAPPSPAPKTMGQPAEASPSPNPAVTSPTINKETPAGVQGDRTNNYQRSDGQNCGNFITDRPSTKVHAAPGGGSSLGYLFGGSEN, encoded by the exons ATGGGCCGTGGAGTTAGTGCTGGTGGAGGACAAAGTTCTTTGGGATACCTATTTGGCAATGGGGAGACTGCTCCCCCTTCTCCAGCTCCTAAAACTATGGGACAACCTGCAGAGGCTAGCCCTTCTCCGAACCCCGCCGTTACTTCACCGACAATAAATAAGGAAACTCCGGCAGGCGTCCAGGGAGACCGAACAAACAATTATCAACGGTCGGATGGGCAGAACTGTGGCAACTTCATCACG GATCGTCCATCTACCAAAGTTCATGCTGCACCGGGTGGCGGATCTTCTCTTGGCTACCTCTTTGGTGGGAGTGAGAACTAA